In Salvia miltiorrhiza cultivar Shanhuang (shh) chromosome 4, IMPLAD_Smil_shh, whole genome shotgun sequence, the DNA window AAGCTCGTTGAAATTTTtgtaacaattaaaaaaattgtcaaaaaaccaaattttggaataaggtcaggtattttgatgcaattaaccctaagataaataagtaatatttttttaagataataaaaagGAAATGAAATAAAAGATGGCATTCGGAAGGAGTAGATGAGAGGTGGTTGTAAATAAAGACACATATTGATGGAAGGTGTGTAGTAAATGGGGGACTAATTGGCCCCATTTGCATTACCCATAGTTGAGCAGTCAACTTCAATATTCTTTTTCCACTCTTTCGAACATCCAACATTCGACatcattaattttttctaaAGTTTCAAAACAAAATTTTGAAATCTCTAATGTATTTATGGGTTTCTTCTATTCTCTTttcctattttattattaaaagaatgttgattttttttccctttttttcttcttgCACGCACGCAACAAAAGTTCTTTGTCCACCGCAATCTATTGGTTGTATCCACATTATTGCTACTTTTTCATAAATGAAATTGTGTAAGTCGATCTTATTCgcgattttatttttggttcgTTATTGTgcccaaattaaaaaaattaatgcatccttTCTTCTTTATAAGAAGCTCATAGATATGCACGCTtcacttaataataatatatatattgttttatcaTACACTTTAtagtactaatatatatatattgatagatTTTGTTTTAACAAACGGCCGTGTGGCTAAAGCGATAAAATACCACATGTAATAAGAGATCCAAATTATTAGTTTCTTGTTTTAGCCTCCCTCCCCATTAACCACTAATTAGgttgattttatttctttaactATAATGATTGAGTTTATTTTTTCCATAAGCCAACTTAAATAACTTTATTTTCCTCATAACGTCCGGTAGAAGTAGTTGTGTTATATTTTTGGTTTTTCAACTCTTAAGTTCTCGTTCATAAAAGAAGATTTTATAAAAGCATGCAACACGGTTCAACGACAAATCACCTCCCCTAGCCTACTTTCTCCTATCAAATTCCCCTTTTCTCTCACGATGTCGATTTCAGATCACAcgattttgtttgtttttttatttatttatcatttttattatacTATAATTTACTTTATCACTATGCATAGTAAATACAGTCATATATACTGCTCGGAATTAAACAGATCTGGAATTATTTAAGattatattaattcaaaattatctAAAGTTAATTTTGCTAACCAACACTCATAAGACAAAAAAAACCGACGTAGCACTGTCTTGAGATTAAGTATCAGACCGTGTTCATCCAACTACATTACATATAACGAGATTAAGTCTTTTCTAATCCATCGAACCAAACATCCATAATAAACTAAAATACTATATGTCTAATCCATTAACCCAAGAACCCACtataaactaatatatataacttggaaataaatGATCGTGAATGATCAATTTCCCCGAATTTTGTGTGGGGGAAGCTATTCGATATAATGATAAAGAAACACTGTAACTTTGTCATTTTTGGCTCTCATTGTTTCTTGActccaaaaataaattgatCACGAGTGACCATAAAACTTTTTATGGCCTAATTTTCACCATAGATATACTTTGACTTAAGGGCCGGCCAATTACAATTATGGATTATTGGAGAAGAACACGTGTGAGGGGTAATTGTCTAGCCCACTCCCTTTCCTTTTTATCATATCATTTTTGTCAATTTACAGACATTTTCATCAACCACTTCAGTGAAAAGTGGAAAGATAAAAGGATTAAAGAAAaagtttataaaaaataataatgggAGACCAtatttattcctttttttttccttttcatacTTAGTTTGCTTTGAAGCCAAGTTTAAAAGTATTAAGTGTATCACTTAAATATATAAGGAGAAAAAGATTAAAAAGCATGTATATACAGATGGTGTGATatcaaaaatcttcaaaattgcaCCAAGTAAAATGGAAACTAGTAATATAACAATATATACGATTGTATCTTGTGAGTCCTGTCATTTAGGATTAGTCGAAGAACTTTGTATTGAGGATTTGACCTCTTAAGGGTATTTTCATAATTTCAGAATAATTCTGGGGCAATAGGAATATGAAAAGAAGGATTTATTCCGTGGGAGTGGATAATATAAAGATGAGGCGGTCTTCAGTGAAACCGGTTTCACGGTGAAATTGGTTtccaaatgacactacttcaatgtacaaatgacatttgaagatcttcaagtgtcatttgtagtgtcattcggaaatgttcaagtgtcatttgccGAATGAAGTAGTGTGATTCGGAAAACCGGTTTCACCGTGAAATCGATTTCATGGGAGTTTTTGTGTATAAAGATATCATATACGGAGAATATATAAAGATATCGAAACACACCTTTCCTTAATTTCCAAAGTTTCAAAATTTATAGATGCAATTTAAAACATTTAATGTGTGTTCTCTTCCCTAAAAAAGAATTATGTGTTCTCTTAGTATTTGTACCCCCAATTAAATTATAACTCCAATGCAAAACATAAGCTTAACTTGGGGGCAATTGCAACGTCCACCTCAACATTATATAAACATTTGAGACGTCCAATCAAATTATAACTTGCTAATATAAACCATATATATAAACATTTGAGAAGTCCACCTCAACATTAATTTGGGAGCAATTGACAATCGTGtgaaaatttagaacaattaaaactttgttcacaaaaaaagaaggaaaaccCTACAAAATTTGAGCCACGTAGGATAAGGAAGGGTGGTCCGCCCAAAACAGACGTAATGGTCCGTCGACGGTGACATTGTGGTGTCGTTGTAGCGAGGTGTATGGTTCACAAAATTGAATCAAAATTGAAATTCATATACAATTAATTCGATTTAGGTCAGTTCAAAATTTCGAATGGCTTGAggatctttttatttttatttttatttcacaaACAAATCACAATCCATGCCACGTACACTAGTTGGAGATGGATCAATTTCCACCGGaaagaacaaataaaaaatcaaaaataaaataaatcaaccacatatatatatatatatatatatatatatatatatatatatataatttaaataagacaCAATATTCCTCCATGTATATTGTGAATGATGAAATCCTACAAAGCCAACATTAAGGGGTTGAACAAAACATCATCTGGAACAGTAAACTGTGCCCCAAAACAATAATCAACAGCCCACCAAAAGAAATAAAGGGCACAAAAAATAAAGGGAGACAACAATTATGAAAGGGTTAGAAAAAACTGGCCTCAACAGTAGACTTTCACAATTACATGTTCCATAAATCATCAACCTAGTCAATGGACCACCTAATTTTGCTCCAATATATCTATAATTCCCTCCTCCAACTATCACACTTaagaaaaaattcaaataaaaattgtaattttaggtttctttttcaattaatttctCCTAAAACCAACGTCGTACGTCACACGTTTGAGAGAGTAATATACACGTGTTAGGGAGGGTACGGTGCATGGAATGTTTCATCAAAGTTGATGtcttttatatacatatatatatggattTCGACAATTTTTAGAATGTTGGAGTTTAAGGTAAAAAATCTGAGTCCAGAGATGAAGGCTACGTTGAAATATTTGGCAGGAATTGCTGGGCCAAGTGGCTATGGCTCCAAAACTACTGCTCAACAAGTTGCTGATGATTGCTTCTCCTCCATGCCTTCGTCTCATCTCACTGCAATAGTCACTGGttagcccccccccccccccccccctttgaATGTTCATAGTAATATATTCATGGAAAAAGGCGGTACCTAATTTAAGTAATTCATGCCAAGAATCACGTTTACAACAAAGATAatgtttattttaaaaatattttgatttacttttttttatgtaaatcaAGAATGTATTGGATCCCAATTCAAAAAGTATACTATCGTGCCATTCTACTATAACATGATGTCATGATCACTAATTGTCGCATGGTTATgcaaaaaaagttttttttttcacaaaaattgaAATGTGATGTtgagataattaattaaagtgatGGATTGTGTGATGAATAGGCGCGACGTCGGGCATCGGTGCAGAGACGGCCAGAGTTCTTGCCAAGAGAGGTGTGAGAGTAGTTATGCCAGCAAGGGATTTGAGTAAGGCAGAAAGAGTGAAGGAAAGTATACAAAAAGAGAGCCCAGAAGCTGAGATTATCATATTGGAGATTGATTTGAGCTCATTTGGTTCAATTCAGAGATTTTGCTCTGAGTTTTTATCATTAGGATTGCCCCTACACATTCTCATGTAAtgcacattttttatttttttatttttctgttttttgtATGCTATTTTATTTACCTTATTTGATTGTTGTCTTTTCTTGAAAGTGGTTTTTTTTGGGTGGGCATATTGAAAAGAGGTTTTTGTAGTGCATGAAGTGTTGTTcacatatttatgtatattcaaacaaatatttattttcttgcaGAAACAATGCTGGCAAATATTCACAGAAGCTGGAATTTTCTGAGGACAAAATTGAGCTTACTTTCGCCACAAATTATTTAGGTAATAGtcttcttctatttttttttttttttcctctcgTAATTTCTTAGTTTAATCAAGAAACATACAAAGgcaaaaatattgaaatttaatttgtatttgGAAGGTCATTTTTTGTTGACGGAAATGCTAGTGGGGAAAATGGTGGAGACAGCAACAGAATCTTGCATAGAGGGGAGAATAGTGAATGTCTCCTCTGTGATTCACAATTGGGTGAATACCAAACACTTTTGCTTCAGTAAATTGCTCAACCCAAAAAGGTATATATCTTTCTATCTGTATTGTGAATTCCACTAGTATAAGATACATATTTATATCACGTGTATGCCATCACGTGTAGCATATGTTCATCAATATTTTCATATTAATTAAGCATAGCATTCTTGGTCCATGCAGCTATAATGGCACCAGAGCTTATGCTCAATCAAAACTAGCCAACATACTGCATGCCAAGGAACTATCAAGACAGCTCAAGGTACAACACTCACcatgaaaatttacattttgaTGCAagttataaaagtaaatatgtCAATAGCCATAGCTCAAGCGATAGAGTTGAGACATTAAAATCACTCTCTTGTAAGAGGTCATGTGGGTTGGGTTGTATTTTTATTGGTTCAAGTTTCattgtattttcatttatttggttATTTGATCTAATTTATACTAACTTGATTTTCGCTTACTTTGTTATATAGTAATAACTCATTGTAATATATATTCTTGTatcttaaaaaatttaaaaataaaagccaatatttaaaaaaaaggaacaaGAATAATAGTTTTTTTCTGACCTATTTtgtccttttctttttatttgaaGGCAAAAAAAGCAAATGTGAGTATCAATGCTGTCCATCCTGGGATTATCAAGACTGGAATTACCAGAGATTACAGAGGCTTTATTACAGGCATGCAAAATATTTCtcacttttattctttttatagCATTTGATTTGTCTATCTTTTTACAGGAAAGGTCTAAACTGCACAATGCGTAATACACAACGCCGCTAAGATCTTGACACGTGGCCTGTACTAATACCACCACTGGTTCCTTTTGTTTTCCACTGTCCCGGTTTTAGAGTTAAAATACTGCCTTTAGTGTGTGTTGACTATAATCTCGACACTCGTGCCTAAAATTCAGCTAGCAACAGTATCATTTGATTTGGGTTGGACACGTTTCAACCTGCAATTTATTTGTCCTTTTCACTGTGTAAATTAGAGTAGTGATAAATTTACTATATACATAATTGGGGCAATTATGTCAAAGTACAAGGCATCTaaaaaaacttataattattGTAACTTAACGTAATCAgcattttacttaattaatctTAATGATAATTAAGTAAGAGATTgcaaattatttccaaaatacTCCTGTTCCCTCCTTCTGCgtctttttttttctgtttttttttatccaatttcATTTGCTAATTCCATATAGCTATTTAAATTATCTTTATATACAAATATAcgtttaatttctttttaattagagttatttttaataaaaagagaTAATATCGACAAGAAAGATAGACTAACCAAAATAAgataattcaattaaaattaaaataatagaccAAATAAAACTATTTTGGCCTATCACATAACACGAATACTGAAACTGACGTACGCCCATATTTGttttaaagatttttaaaggataatttatttactaaatttatAGTGTATAAATGAAGTAGAATTATTAAATCTTGCCACTTCAAAAAATATGTAGTAGAGGCAA includes these proteins:
- the LOC131022863 gene encoding short-chain dehydrogenase TIC 32 B, chloroplastic-like isoform X2; amino-acid sequence: MSFIYIYIWISTIFRMLEFKVKNLSPEMKATLKYLAGIAGPSGYGSKTTAQQVADDCFSSMPSSHLTAIVTGATSGIGAETARVLAKRGVRVVMPARDLSKAERVKESIQKESPEAEIIILEIDLSSFGSIQRFCSEFLSLGLPLHILINNAGKYSQKLEFSEDKIELTFATNYLGHFLLTEMLVGKMVETATESCIEGRIVNVSSVIHNWVNTKHFCFSKLLNPKSYNGTRAYAQSKLANILHAKELSRQLKAKKANVSINAVHPGIIKTGITRDYRGFITGMQNISHFYSFYSI
- the LOC131022863 gene encoding short-chain dehydrogenase TIC 32, chloroplastic-like isoform X1, whose product is MSFIYIYIWISTIFRMLEFKVKNLSPEMKATLKYLAGIAGPSGYGSKTTAQQVADDCFSSMPSSHLTAIVTGATSGIGAETARVLAKRGVRVVMPARDLSKAERVKESIQKESPEAEIIILEIDLSSFGSIQRFCSEFLSLGLPLHILINNAGKYSQKLEFSEDKIELTFATNYLGHFLLTEMLVGKMVETATESCIEGRIVNVSSVIHNWVNTKHFCFSKLLNPKSYNGTRAYAQSKLANILHAKELSRQLKAKKANVSINAVHPGIIKTGITRDYRGFITDSLYFVASKLLKSTSQGAATTCYVALSPRVGGMSGKYFADCNESHCSALASDESNARKLWKQTRALMHRRFLLPVGKCGEEEQIQPN